A region from the Pseudomonas sp. Teo4 genome encodes:
- a CDS encoding coniferyl aldehyde dehydrogenase produces the protein MTSPITLPLVNSDIDLAVTFAAQRQAFAGNPMPPAAQRRQWLRSLREALLADQAKLIEAIDADFSGRSADETLLAELLPSVQGLRHAERHLQRWMRPSRRTVGLAFQPASAKVLYQPLGVVGIIVPWNYPLFLAIGPLTCALASGNRVMLKLSEATPASAQVLKALLERVFPSDLVSVVLGEVEVAQAFARLPFDHLLFTGATSVGRHVMLAAAHNLTPVTLELGGKSPAIVSATVPLDTAAERIAFGKTLNAGQTCVAPDYVLVPRNRLDAFADAYRRAVHRLYPRIADNSDYSAIINPRQLQRLQGLLDDARDKGAQVLDLYPDEPRQGRRLPPHLLQGVNDDMTVMQDEIFGPLLPVVPYDSLDDALSYINQRPRPLALYYFGYERAEQEHVLRHSHSGGVCLNDTLLHVAQDDLPFGGVGPSGMGHYHGREGFLTFSKAKAVLAKQRLNTARLIYPPYGKALQRLIYKLFIR, from the coding sequence ATGACCTCACCGATCACTTTGCCTCTCGTGAATTCGGACATCGACCTGGCGGTGACGTTCGCCGCCCAGCGCCAGGCGTTTGCAGGCAACCCCATGCCACCTGCAGCACAGCGACGACAATGGCTCAGGAGCCTGCGCGAAGCACTGCTGGCAGACCAGGCCAAATTGATCGAGGCCATTGACGCAGACTTCAGCGGCCGCAGTGCCGACGAGACACTGCTGGCTGAACTACTGCCGTCGGTGCAAGGCTTGCGCCACGCTGAGCGCCACCTGCAGCGCTGGATGCGCCCCAGCCGCAGGACGGTAGGCCTGGCATTCCAGCCGGCCAGTGCAAAAGTGCTGTATCAACCCCTGGGTGTAGTCGGCATCATCGTGCCCTGGAACTACCCGCTGTTTCTCGCTATCGGCCCGCTCACCTGCGCCTTGGCCTCAGGTAACCGCGTGATGCTCAAGCTCAGCGAAGCCACGCCCGCCAGCGCTCAAGTGCTGAAAGCACTGCTGGAGCGGGTGTTTCCCAGCGACCTGGTCAGTGTGGTGCTTGGCGAGGTGGAGGTCGCCCAAGCGTTTGCCCGCTTGCCGTTCGACCATTTGCTGTTTACCGGCGCCACCAGTGTCGGACGTCACGTCATGCTGGCCGCAGCCCACAACCTGACCCCGGTGACCCTGGAACTGGGTGGCAAGTCGCCAGCCATCGTCTCGGCCACGGTACCGCTGGACACGGCCGCAGAGCGCATCGCATTCGGCAAGACTCTCAATGCCGGGCAAACCTGCGTCGCACCGGACTACGTTCTGGTCCCCCGTAACCGTCTCGACGCTTTCGCTGACGCCTACCGCCGCGCCGTTCACAGGCTTTACCCGAGAATTGCAGACAACAGCGACTACAGCGCCATCATCAATCCCCGGCAACTGCAACGCCTGCAAGGCTTGCTCGATGACGCACGGGACAAAGGCGCGCAGGTGCTCGACTTGTACCCTGACGAACCCCGGCAGGGCCGTCGCCTGCCTCCACACCTGCTGCAGGGTGTGAATGACGACATGACCGTGATGCAGGACGAAATCTTCGGTCCACTGCTGCCCGTCGTGCCCTACGACAGCCTCGACGACGCGCTCAGCTACATCAATCAGCGCCCACGCCCACTGGCGCTGTACTACTTCGGCTACGAGCGCGCCGAGCAAGAGCACGTCTTGCGCCACAGCCACTCTGGCGGGGTCTGCCTGAACGATACCCTGCTGCACGTTGCGCAGGACGACCTGCCCTTCGGTGGCGTCGGCCCCTCCGGCATGGGTCACTACCACGGCCGCGAAGGGTTCCTGACCTTCAGCAAGGCCAAGGCAGTGCTGGCCAAGCAGCGGCTGAATACCGCTCGGCTGATCTACCCGCCTTACGGCAAAGCCTTGCAACGCCTGATCTACAAACTGTTCATCCGCTGA
- a CDS encoding twin-arginine translocation pathway signal protein: MHRRDLLRFSLGASVFLTTASLVGCTAQSPAPGFSTLRNDDLPVLRALIPVVLAGTQAAQELVLHSLDHKLAALSPEMLKLTRQLFDVLSLPLTRGPLTGVWGSWEQAGAEQVSAFLQRWQDSSLNLLRMGHASLLQLLLMAWYERPEAWAACGYPGPPKI, from the coding sequence ATGCACCGCCGCGATCTGCTGCGTTTCAGCCTGGGCGCCAGCGTGTTTCTGACCACCGCCAGCCTGGTCGGCTGTACGGCTCAGTCCCCCGCGCCAGGCTTCAGTACCCTGCGCAATGACGACCTTCCAGTGCTGCGCGCACTCATTCCGGTTGTGCTCGCCGGCACCCAGGCCGCCCAGGAGCTGGTTCTGCATAGCCTTGACCACAAGCTGGCGGCACTGTCGCCGGAGATGCTCAAGCTCACTCGGCAGCTGTTCGATGTACTCAGCCTGCCCCTCACCCGCGGCCCGCTGACCGGAGTGTGGGGCAGCTGGGAACAGGCCGGCGCCGAGCAGGTGAGCGCCTTCCTGCAACGCTGGCAGGACAGCTCTCTGAATCTGCTGCGCATGGGCCACGCTTCACTGCTGCAACTGCTGCTCATGGCCTGGTATGAACGCCCTGAAGCCTGGGCCGCCTGCGGCTACCCTGGCCCGCCGAAGATCTGA
- a CDS encoding GMC family oxidoreductase — MPVIDPFRQGLERGWITHDGSRLEQDLSLQADIAVIGSGAGGATSAQMLAAAGFKVLLIEEGPLKTSSDFHLLEDEAYSSLYQEGLGRMSKDGAITILQGRAVGGTTLVNWTSSFRTPPQTLAHWAKEHSVKGLAEDELKPWFERVEQQLGITPWAMPPNANNDVLRRGCESLGYRWAVIPRNVRGCWNLGYCGMGCPVNAKQSMLVTHIPATLDNGGELLYLARAVRFEHNGEHITQLQCQALGAQGVHPNGRQISVRARHYILAGGGINSPALLLRSQAPDPHRRLGKRTFLHLVNFSAARFSARIDPYYGAPQSIYSDHFQWQDGTDGPVGYKLEVPPLHPALASTLLGGYGTENAQRMADLPHTHVMLALLRDGFHPQSPGGEVELRGDGSPVLDYPITDYLRDGLRRAYRSMAQIQFAAGAAQVAPVHGDARCVDNLQQALAQIDGLRLEPFRTRLGSAHVMGGCALGEDPRQAVCDSLGRHHQLENLSIHDGSLFPTSIGANPQLSVYALSAKLTDALIARLARGA; from the coding sequence ATGCCTGTCATCGACCCGTTTCGCCAAGGCCTCGAACGCGGCTGGATCACCCACGACGGCTCGCGCCTGGAGCAAGACCTGAGCCTGCAGGCCGATATCGCCGTGATCGGCAGCGGTGCTGGTGGCGCCACCAGCGCGCAAATGCTTGCGGCTGCGGGGTTCAAAGTGCTGTTGATCGAGGAAGGCCCGCTCAAGACCAGCAGTGATTTCCACCTTCTGGAAGATGAGGCCTACTCCAGCCTGTATCAGGAGGGGCTGGGGCGGATGAGCAAGGATGGCGCCATCACCATTCTCCAGGGGCGCGCCGTAGGCGGCACCACGCTGGTCAACTGGACCTCCAGCTTCCGTACACCGCCACAGACCCTGGCGCACTGGGCCAAGGAACACAGCGTGAAGGGCCTGGCAGAGGACGAGCTGAAACCGTGGTTCGAGCGCGTGGAACAGCAACTGGGAATTACGCCTTGGGCCATGCCCCCAAACGCCAACAACGACGTGCTGCGCCGTGGCTGTGAAAGCTTGGGCTACCGCTGGGCGGTGATCCCACGCAACGTGCGTGGCTGCTGGAACCTGGGTTATTGCGGCATGGGCTGCCCGGTCAACGCCAAGCAGTCGATGCTGGTAACCCATATTCCGGCCACCCTCGATAATGGGGGCGAGCTGCTCTACCTGGCGCGGGCCGTGCGTTTCGAGCACAACGGCGAGCACATCACGCAGTTGCAGTGCCAGGCACTCGGCGCTCAGGGTGTGCACCCCAACGGCCGGCAAATAAGCGTTCGCGCCCGACACTACATCCTTGCCGGCGGTGGCATCAACAGCCCCGCCCTGCTGCTGCGCTCACAGGCGCCTGACCCGCACAGGCGCCTGGGCAAACGCACCTTCCTGCACCTGGTCAACTTCAGCGCGGCGCGCTTCAGTGCACGCATCGACCCCTACTATGGTGCTCCGCAATCCATTTACAGCGACCACTTCCAGTGGCAGGACGGCACCGACGGCCCTGTCGGCTACAAACTGGAGGTACCACCCTTGCACCCAGCCCTGGCCAGCACTCTACTGGGCGGCTACGGCACCGAAAACGCCCAGCGCATGGCGGACCTGCCCCATACCCATGTCATGCTGGCGCTGCTGCGTGACGGTTTTCACCCGCAAAGCCCTGGAGGGGAGGTGGAACTGCGCGGTGACGGCTCGCCCGTGCTCGATTACCCAATCACCGACTACCTGCGGGATGGCCTGCGACGGGCCTACCGCAGCATGGCACAGATCCAGTTCGCCGCCGGAGCGGCGCAGGTTGCCCCCGTGCATGGCGATGCGCGCTGTGTCGACAACCTGCAACAGGCCCTGGCCCAGATCGACGGCCTGCGCCTGGAACCCTTCCGTACCCGCCTGGGCAGCGCCCATGTCATGGGCGGCTGCGCACTGGGCGAAGACCCACGTCAAGCGGTGTGCGACAGCCTGGGTCGGCACCATCAGCTGGAAAACCTGTCGATTCACGACGGCTCACTGTTTCCCACCAGCATTGGCGCCAACCCGCAGCTGTCGGTCTACGCCCTCAGCGCAAAGCTCACCGATGCCTTGATTGCCCGACTGGCACGGGGCGCATGA
- the coaD gene encoding pantetheine-phosphate adenylyltransferase, translating into MNRVLYPGTFDPITKGHGDLVERASRLFDHVIIAVAASPKKNPLFPLEQRVELAREVTKHLPNVEVIGFSTLLAHFAKEKNANVFLRGLRAVSDFEYEFQLANMNRQLAPDVESLFLTPSERYSFISSTLVREIAALGGDISKFVHPAVAEALTERFKK; encoded by the coding sequence ATGAACCGAGTGTTGTACCCGGGTACTTTCGACCCCATTACCAAGGGCCATGGCGACCTGGTCGAGCGCGCTTCGCGCCTGTTCGACCACGTGATCATCGCTGTGGCGGCCAGCCCCAAGAAAAACCCCCTGTTCCCCTTGGAACAACGGGTAGAGCTGGCTCGTGAGGTCACCAAGCACCTGCCCAATGTCGAAGTCATCGGCTTCTCCACCCTGTTGGCGCATTTCGCCAAAGAGAAGAATGCCAACGTCTTCCTGCGTGGCCTGCGTGCAGTGTCCGACTTCGAATACGAATTCCAGCTGGCGAACATGAACCGGCAGCTGGCGCCCGACGTCGAAAGCCTGTTCCTGACGCCTTCGGAGCGGTATTCGTTCATTTCCTCGACGCTGGTTCGGGAAATTGCGGCACTGGGCGGCGACATCAGCAAGTTCGTCCACCCGGCGGTCGCCGAGGCCCTGACCGAGCGCTTCAAGAAGTAA
- a CDS encoding YfhL family 4Fe-4S dicluster ferredoxin encodes MSLIITDDCINCDVCEPECPNEAISQGEEIYVIDPNLCTQCVGHYDEPQCQQVCPVDCIPLDEAHPETEEQLMAKYRRITGKD; translated from the coding sequence ATGTCCCTGATCATCACCGACGATTGCATCAACTGCGACGTCTGCGAACCCGAGTGCCCGAACGAGGCCATCTCTCAAGGCGAAGAGATCTACGTGATCGACCCCAACCTGTGCACCCAGTGCGTAGGCCACTATGACGAGCCGCAATGCCAGCAGGTCTGCCCGGTCGACTGCATCCCGCTGGATGAAGCCCACCCGGAGACCGAAGAACAGCTGATGGCCAAGTACCGCCGGATCACGGGTAAAGACTGA
- the mutM gene encoding bifunctional DNA-formamidopyrimidine glycosylase/DNA-(apurinic or apyrimidinic site) lyase — protein MPELPEVETTRRGIEPHLVGQRVSRVVVRDRRLRWPIPEDLDVRLSGQRIVSVDRRAKYLLINAEVGTLISHLGMSGNLRLVELGLPAAKHEHVDIELESGLMLRYTDPRRFGAMLWSLDPFNHELLLRLGPEPLTDLFDGERLFQLSRGRSMAVKPFIMDNAVVVGVGNIYATEALFAAGIDPRREAGGISRARYLRLAIEIKRVLAAAIEQGGTTLRDFIGGDGQPGYFQQELFVYGRGEMPCKVCGTTLREVKLGQRASVFCPRCQR, from the coding sequence ATGCCGGAGTTGCCAGAAGTCGAAACGACCCGGCGCGGTATCGAACCCCATCTGGTCGGGCAGCGCGTCAGTCGTGTTGTGGTGCGCGACCGGCGGTTGCGCTGGCCGATCCCCGAAGATCTGGATGTGCGCCTGTCGGGCCAGCGCATTGTCAGCGTCGATCGACGGGCCAAGTACCTGCTGATCAATGCTGAAGTCGGGACCTTGATCAGCCACTTGGGCATGTCCGGTAATTTGCGTCTGGTGGAGCTGGGCCTGCCAGCTGCCAAGCACGAACATGTCGACATCGAGCTGGAGTCCGGCTTGATGCTGCGCTACACCGACCCGCGGCGCTTCGGTGCGATGCTCTGGAGCCTCGACCCGTTCAATCACGAGTTGTTGCTGCGCCTGGGGCCGGAGCCGCTGACCGACCTGTTCGATGGCGAGCGTCTGTTCCAGCTGTCGCGCGGGCGTTCGATGGCGGTGAAGCCGTTCATCATGGACAACGCGGTGGTGGTAGGGGTGGGCAACATTTACGCCACCGAGGCGCTATTTGCCGCCGGTATCGACCCGCGCCGTGAGGCGGGCGGTATTTCCCGGGCGCGCTACCTGCGGCTGGCCATCGAGATCAAGCGCGTGCTGGCGGCGGCTATCGAGCAAGGTGGCACGACCCTGCGCGACTTTATTGGTGGCGACGGACAGCCGGGCTACTTCCAGCAGGAATTGTTCGTTTATGGACGAGGCGAGATGCCGTGCAAGGTATGTGGCACGACCTTGCGTGAGGTGAAGCTGGGGCAGCGGGCGAGTGTGTTCTGCCCACGCTGTCAGCGCTGA
- a CDS encoding HDOD domain-containing protein: MPPQPQIMVDLQFEQYMPDPDLETIAKLISQDPGLSGALLKLVNSPQFGLSNKIGSIQRAVNLLGSRSIINLINAQSIKGEMSDETIVTLNRFWDTAQDVAMTCLTLAKRTGIQAVDEAYTLGLFHDCGVPLMLKRFPDYMDVLEEAYAKAGEETRVVDTENRAFNTNHSVVGYFTAKSWRLPEHISAAIANHHNALAVFRDESSRNTQTQLKNLLAVLKMAEHICASHRVLGNQAVDHEWNVVGPLVLDYIGLSEYDFENLKQTLREMGH, from the coding sequence ATTCCGCCGCAACCGCAAATCATGGTCGATTTGCAGTTCGAGCAGTACATGCCTGACCCGGACCTGGAAACCATCGCCAAGCTGATTTCCCAGGACCCCGGCCTCTCAGGGGCCTTGCTGAAACTGGTGAATTCCCCACAGTTCGGCCTTTCCAACAAGATCGGTTCGATCCAGCGTGCGGTGAACCTGTTGGGCAGCCGCTCGATCATCAACCTGATCAACGCCCAGTCCATCAAGGGCGAAATGAGCGACGAGACCATCGTCACCCTCAACCGCTTCTGGGACACCGCCCAGGATGTGGCCATGACCTGTCTGACGCTGGCCAAACGTACCGGTATTCAGGCCGTGGACGAGGCTTACACGCTCGGCTTGTTCCATGATTGCGGCGTACCGCTGATGCTCAAGCGCTTCCCAGATTACATGGATGTGCTTGAAGAGGCCTACGCCAAGGCCGGCGAAGAAACCCGTGTGGTCGATACCGAAAACCGGGCCTTCAACACCAACCATTCGGTGGTCGGCTACTTCACCGCCAAATCCTGGCGTCTGCCGGAACACATCAGCGCGGCCATCGCCAACCATCACAACGCCTTGGCGGTGTTCCGCGATGAGTCCTCGCGCAATACCCAGACCCAGCTGAAGAACCTGCTGGCGGTTCTGAAGATGGCCGAGCATATCTGTGCCTCCCACCGGGTGTTGGGCAACCAGGCCGTCGATCATGAGTGGAATGTAGTCGGCCCGCTGGTGCTCGATTACATCGGGTTGTCGGAGTACGACTTCGAGAACCTCAAGCAGACCCTGCGCGAGATGGGGCACTGA
- a CDS encoding class I SAM-dependent rRNA methyltransferase: MSLPSLRLKANADRRLRAGHLWVYSNEVDVSATPLQGLQAGQQAVLEAANGKPLGIVALSPNNLICARLLSRDAKLPLDKSLLVHRLNVALSLRERLFDKPCYRLVYGDSDLLPGLVVDRFFDILVVQLASATMEQHKDDVIAALVQVLKPSGILFKNDSAARDAEGLQRYVETVYGEVPDWVALEENGVKFEAPVREGQKTGWFYDHRMNRARLAPYVKGKRVLDLFSYIGGWGVQAGAFGASEVFCVDASGFALDGVERNAALNGISEKLTCIEGDVFEALRELKAAEERFDVIIADPPAFIKRKKDLKNGEAAYRRLNEQAMRMLTKDGILVSASCSMHLPEDDLHNILLTSARHLDRNMQLLERGGQGPDHPVHPAIAETRYIKSITCRLLPNS; the protein is encoded by the coding sequence ATGTCCCTGCCCAGCCTTCGCCTCAAAGCCAATGCCGACCGCCGCCTGCGTGCCGGCCACCTGTGGGTCTACAGCAATGAAGTCGACGTAAGCGCGACCCCGCTGCAAGGCCTGCAGGCCGGGCAGCAGGCGGTTCTGGAGGCAGCCAACGGCAAGCCCCTGGGCATCGTGGCACTGAGCCCGAACAACCTGATTTGCGCCCGCCTGCTGTCGCGCGATGCCAAGCTGCCGCTGGACAAGTCGCTGCTGGTCCACCGCTTGAACGTCGCACTGTCCCTGCGCGAGCGCCTGTTCGACAAGCCTTGCTACCGCCTGGTATACGGCGACTCCGATCTGCTGCCGGGCCTGGTGGTGGACCGATTCTTCGACATCCTCGTGGTCCAGCTGGCTTCGGCCACCATGGAACAGCACAAGGATGACGTCATTGCAGCCTTGGTCCAGGTGCTCAAGCCCAGCGGCATTCTGTTCAAGAACGACTCCGCTGCCCGTGACGCCGAAGGCCTGCAGCGCTACGTCGAAACGGTCTACGGCGAAGTCCCGGACTGGGTTGCGCTGGAAGAGAACGGCGTGAAATTCGAAGCCCCCGTGCGTGAAGGCCAGAAAACCGGCTGGTTCTACGACCACCGCATGAACCGCGCGCGCCTGGCCCCCTACGTGAAAGGCAAGCGCGTACTCGACCTGTTCAGCTACATCGGCGGCTGGGGTGTGCAAGCCGGCGCATTCGGCGCCAGCGAAGTGTTCTGCGTTGACGCCTCGGGCTTTGCCCTGGACGGCGTGGAGCGCAACGCTGCACTGAACGGCATCAGCGAGAAGCTGACCTGCATCGAAGGCGATGTGTTCGAGGCTTTGCGTGAGCTGAAGGCCGCCGAAGAGCGTTTCGACGTGATCATTGCCGACCCACCCGCCTTCATCAAGCGCAAGAAAGACCTGAAGAACGGTGAAGCGGCTTACCGCCGCCTCAACGAACAGGCCATGCGCATGCTGACCAAGGACGGCATTCTGGTCAGCGCCTCGTGCTCCATGCACCTGCCTGAAGACGACCTGCACAACATCCTGCTGACCAGCGCCCGCCACCTCGACCGCAATATGCAGCTGCTCGAACGCGGCGGCCAAGGTCCGGACCACCCGGTACACCCGGCCATTGCCGAAACCCGCTACATCAAGAGCATTACCTGCCGATTGCTGCCTAACAGCTGA
- the mgtE gene encoding magnesium transporter: protein MHHVSDVHVSPFDLRQAAQARRNDLLHPDGYPEGTAGHLMTSEYSSLDAGLSASQAIDMLRREAADAETIYQSYVLDERRNLVGTLSLRELILAAPDQPIEHIMVRSVICACTSTRREEVARLIREHDLLAVPVLDEVGRLVGIVTCDDALDVVVEEATEDFHKGASITNHVGNLRDATVGLLYRKRVLWLVLLVFGNLFSGAGIAAFEETIAAHIALVFFLPLLVDSGGNAGAQSATLMVRGLATGEVMMRDWLRMLGRECGVALALGGTMAVAVASLGVLRGGPDIAVIVASSMLVIVLVGSLIGMSLPFMFTRLKLDPATASGPLVTSIADAAGVLVYFGIASYVLEI, encoded by the coding sequence ATGCACCACGTTTCCGATGTTCACGTTTCACCCTTCGATCTGCGCCAGGCCGCCCAGGCGCGGCGCAATGACCTGCTGCATCCTGACGGATACCCCGAGGGCACCGCGGGCCACCTGATGACCAGCGAGTATTCGAGCCTGGACGCCGGCCTGAGTGCCAGCCAGGCCATCGACATGCTGCGTCGGGAAGCGGCCGATGCCGAAACGATCTACCAGTCCTATGTGCTCGACGAGCGGCGCAACCTGGTAGGGACTCTTTCTCTGCGCGAGCTGATCCTGGCCGCGCCCGACCAGCCTATCGAGCACATCATGGTGCGCAGCGTCATTTGTGCCTGCACCAGCACCCGCCGGGAAGAGGTCGCCCGCCTGATCCGTGAGCATGACTTGCTGGCGGTGCCGGTACTCGACGAGGTGGGGCGCCTGGTGGGTATCGTGACCTGTGACGACGCGCTCGATGTGGTGGTAGAAGAAGCCACCGAAGACTTCCACAAAGGGGCGTCGATCACTAACCATGTCGGCAACCTCCGGGATGCCACCGTCGGCCTGCTGTACCGCAAGCGGGTGCTATGGCTGGTGTTGCTGGTGTTCGGCAACTTGTTTTCGGGGGCTGGCATTGCTGCTTTCGAGGAAACCATCGCCGCGCATATCGCTCTGGTGTTCTTCCTGCCCCTGCTGGTAGACAGCGGCGGCAACGCTGGGGCGCAGTCGGCGACCTTGATGGTCCGGGGGTTGGCGACAGGAGAAGTGATGATGCGCGACTGGCTGCGCATGCTCGGGCGTGAATGTGGGGTTGCGCTGGCGCTGGGAGGGACCATGGCTGTGGCGGTGGCATCACTTGGCGTTCTGCGCGGTGGCCCGGACATCGCCGTGATCGTTGCCAGCAGCATGCTGGTGATCGTGCTGGTGGGTAGCCTGATCGGCATGAGCCTGCCATTCATGTTCACCAGGCTGAAGCTTGACCCGGCCACGGCCAGCGGTCCGCTGGTGACCTCGATTGCCGATGCAGCGGGGGTGCTGGTGTATTTCGGGATTGCTTCGTACGTGCTGGAGATCTGA